One Myxococcota bacterium DNA window includes the following coding sequences:
- a CDS encoding amidase encodes MTGADVARIEAADAEIRALMPEPGRAARVERALAEAPDGPLRGLLFGVKDVLHVDGLPTTAGSALPVEELAGPEAAAVSLLRSAGAVVLAKTVSTEFAFIEPGPTRNPRNLAHTPGGSSSGSAAAVAAGHCPLALGTQTVGSVIRPAAFCGVVGYKPSYGRISTAGVIPLAESFDTVGLLAANVDWASRAAAVLCAGWHMASPRHPARLGLPQGPYLAQATPAARAVLDGLDAKPVPVLEDIATLNAAHRRLLVFEMARHHARWQPRFAQRYRPRTLAALRDGGEVPAEYAAEVRAGRARVRARIHQAMDAAGVDVLVCPAAAGPAPAGLDSTGDPMLQLPWTHAGLPVVSLPRVSAPDGLPLGLQLVGRFMDDERLLAWAERLE; translated from the coding sequence GTGACCGGCGCCGACGTCGCGCGCATCGAGGCGGCCGACGCGGAGATCCGGGCGCTCATGCCGGAGCCCGGCCGCGCGGCGCGCGTCGAACGCGCGCTCGCGGAGGCGCCCGATGGACCCCTGCGCGGGCTCCTGTTCGGCGTGAAGGACGTCTTGCATGTCGACGGGCTGCCGACCACGGCCGGCTCGGCGCTGCCCGTCGAGGAGCTCGCGGGGCCCGAGGCCGCGGCCGTGTCACTGCTGCGCAGCGCCGGCGCGGTGGTGCTGGCCAAGACCGTGTCGACCGAGTTCGCGTTCATCGAGCCCGGGCCCACCCGCAACCCGCGCAACCTCGCGCACACCCCCGGTGGCTCGTCGAGCGGGTCGGCGGCGGCCGTGGCGGCCGGTCACTGCCCGTTGGCGCTCGGCACACAGACCGTGGGCTCGGTGATCCGCCCGGCGGCGTTCTGCGGCGTGGTGGGTTACAAGCCGTCGTACGGGCGGATCTCCACGGCGGGCGTGATCCCGCTCGCCGAGTCGTTCGACACGGTCGGGCTGCTCGCGGCGAACGTGGACTGGGCCAGCCGCGCGGCGGCGGTGCTGTGTGCCGGCTGGCACATGGCGAGCCCGAGACACCCGGCGCGGCTCGGCCTGCCGCAAGGCCCCTATCTCGCGCAGGCAACGCCTGCGGCGCGGGCCGTGCTCGACGGACTCGACGCCAAGCCGGTCCCCGTGCTCGAAGACATCGCGACACTCAACGCCGCGCACCGGCGCCTGCTGGTGTTCGAGATGGCGCGCCACCACGCGCGCTGGCAGCCGCGCTTCGCGCAGCGCTACCGGCCCCGCACGCTCGCGGCGCTGCGCGACGGCGGGGAGGTGCCCGCGGAGTACGCCGCCGAAGTGCGCGCGGGCCGGGCGCGCGTGCGCGCGCGCATCCACCAGGCCATGGACGCGGCAGGCGTCGACGTGCTGGTATGTCCGGCAGCCGCCGGCCCCGCGCCGGCCGGGCTCGATTCCACGGGAGACCCGATGCTGCAGCTGCCCTGGACCCACGCCGGCCTGCCGGTGGTGTCTCTGCCGCGGGTGAGCGCGCCGGACGGCCTGCCGCTGGGCCTGCAGCTCGTGGGGCGCTTCATGGACGACGAGCGGCTGCTCGCCTGGGCGGAGCGCCTGGAATGA